From one Aquicella siphonis genomic stretch:
- the rpsL gene encoding 30S ribosomal protein S12, with translation MPTINQLVRSGRAPKEFKSKVPALGQCPQKRGVCTRVYTTTPKKPNSALRKVARVRLTNGYEVTAYIGGEGHNLQEHSVVLIRGGRVKDLPGVRYHIVRGSLDTAGVDGRRQGRSKYGAKRPKQ, from the coding sequence ATGCCAACGATTAATCAGTTAGTAAGAAGTGGTAGGGCGCCAAAGGAATTCAAGTCTAAAGTGCCTGCATTGGGTCAGTGCCCACAAAAACGCGGTGTTTGTACGCGCGTTTATACGACGACCCCGAAGAAACCGAACTCGGCTTTACGTAAGGTTGCGCGTGTTCGTTTAACGAATGGTTATGAAGTCACAGCCTATATCGGCGGTGAAGGACATAATTTACAAGAACACTCTGTTGTTTTGATCCGTGGCGGTCGTGTCAAGGACTTACCAGGTGTTCGCTATCACATAGTTCGCGGTAGCTTGGATACGGCGGGTGTCGATGGTCGACGTCAGGGCCGCTCTAAGTACGGTGCGAAAAGACCTAAGCAATAA
- the rpsG gene encoding 30S ribosomal protein S7: protein MPRRKAAIKREVLPDPLYGSEDVAKFINVVMRAGKKSIAEKIVYNALEMLTDRLKKEKDKGDDDSGKGGKGGKSGGSAAKGKSHGHTHEEVMETLRKALGNVAPTVEVKSRRVGGATYQVPVEVASDRGIALAMRWVVNAAKSRSEKTMALRLAAELYEAYLGRGASVKTRDDVHRMAKANQAFAHYRW, encoded by the coding sequence ATGCCAAGAAGAAAAGCTGCAATCAAGCGTGAGGTTTTACCAGATCCTCTTTATGGTAGTGAGGATGTCGCGAAATTCATCAATGTCGTCATGCGTGCTGGCAAGAAGTCAATCGCTGAAAAAATCGTCTACAACGCCCTGGAAATGCTGACTGACCGTCTGAAGAAGGAAAAAGACAAGGGTGACGATGATAGCGGAAAAGGTGGAAAAGGCGGCAAATCTGGCGGGTCTGCGGCGAAAGGCAAAAGCCACGGGCATACGCATGAAGAAGTGATGGAAACCCTGCGTAAGGCGTTAGGCAATGTTGCTCCTACAGTAGAAGTAAAATCACGGCGTGTGGGCGGTGCTACCTATCAAGTGCCGGTTGAAGTTGCATCTGACCGGGGTATTGCGCTGGCTATGCGGTGGGTGGTCAATGCTGCCAAGTCCCGTTCTGAAAAAACAATGGCTCTCCGGTTGGCGGCAGAGTTATATGAAGCCTATTTGGGCCGTGGCGCATCCGTCAAAACACGTGATGATGTCCATCGTATGGCTAAAGCAAACCAAGCGTTTGCACATTATCGTTGGTAA